GTGGTGAAGTTCAGTATGAATTCTGCATAATATGTGTTTTGTTCGGATCTTCTTTTGATTGAGATCTATGAACAACTAGGAGAATAGAAAGAAATAAAAGCATTAGACCATTATATTATATGAAACAAATGATCTTCTTTCATTGATTGATTAACTACAAGTTCAAGGTCTTTGATTATTGATGGATAACATTGTCAAATAATTCCGCAAATATTTTGTTTTTCATCTGAATATGTTGAATTAACTTATCGACTATGCTACAAGCatgtctttctttttttttttattctcttgGTCAAGGATATTTTCACCTTTCACATAATATCTTTCATGTTTTCTAATTGCTAAGGATTATAATTCCATCGGTGGAATTTGGATTTGATAAGTATTATATATATCAGTGCTTCTAACTTTCTGCAAATTTACTTATACATCAGTAAGATAATTATCTTTTCCcaatttaacatttttttttcttcacaatACTATTTTGCCTCACAATGCTACTTTTCCAAGTTGAAGTTGCTTCACAGGAAAGAGCAATAAAATGAAGAGCCTAGTCAAGGAAAACAAACAACTCCTACGAGGTGCATGTTAAAGAGGAATTTTGAGTTTGTTATAGAATTCTAATTGGGATGAAACATAATTTGTTTATCATGATGATGATGCTTCATCCACATCTGGCACATGTATGTTCGTGAAACAGTAGATACTCAAAAGACAGTTAATCAACGAAACTTCTCAATTTCTATACTCAAGATTGCaattattcaaaatttttaatggtCATAACAATTTGGTCTTATTATCAATGATCTTCATACATAAAGTTTGATAGAATGCCAAATAGGTGGTATGCTCTTTTCTTTGTCAGGATGAGATACAAAACCAGAGCTCCACCATAACATCATCATGTACCCACATAAATTTTAAAAGCTTCCAACTCCAATCAAAGATAAAAACGAAACTGCACACATGTTCCTTGGCACAACACTGCAAACATCTTCAATAAGCCATACAAGCCCAGCACACAACCATTAACAAACAATCAACACACCAAAAGGAAATCCAGAAACAGGGCGTCGCTGAAGAGGGAAAGTGTCGCAGCGAGAGAGGTCAGGGAGTAGCCTATAGGTGAAGCATCATTGAGTGGCATGAAATGAGAATTCAGTATTTTCTGGAGCTTGCATTCTCAAAATATGacaaattgagaagaaaaaataaaacacaatCTTATCAGTTACTGCAATTTCAAAAACATGGTCCCCTATAGCATCTGAATTACTATTGACTTGCTTAGAAATCATCATCATCCTCCTCGGCTATGTGCTTAGCAAGCTCCTGCTCTTGCTGCTGCCTTTCCCGTCTCTCCTCGGCTATTTCACTTCAGCAGTCCCGACGATCCAACGAGTGACCACTTCAACTTGGAAAACCTAGTTTCGTCGCAGCGAGTGAGGGAGGCCCTAGGGAGGGGGCGAGGGATGGTTGAGGTCTCAGTGCGGCGGCGGTCGACGTCACGAGGAAGCTCGATGTCGCGGCGAGGCAGGGTGTGGAGAGAGATTGTTGTGGCCCTAGGGAGGGCACGACTTGGAGAATCGCACGGCGAGGCAGGGCGCGGCTGCGGAGAATCGCACGGCGAGGCAGGGCGCGACTGCGGAGAATCGCTTGTGGCTACGGAGCTTGGAGAATCGCACGGCGAGGCAGCGGCTGCGGAGAATCGCGAGGCGAAGGCGTGGCTGCGGGCACGGCGAGGGCGCGGAGCTTGGAGAATCGCACGGGGAGaggaaaataaaaggggaaaaaaaaaaattaaaagaatgacGCGGATGTCAAAAAACTGACGGGGATATGCCACCTGAGCAGTCCGTAGCGATTCCGTAGGAATAAATCCGTAGAGTAacaattctatatatatatatatatatatatatatatatatataatcaggtTATTTGGATTTGTAAAATTATCCGGGTAAGATTTGAatgtaaaaatttttaattatatttaaatttgagttgaattagaattgataattttttttataaaatttttattctaATCCAACCTGAATCCGTCCAATCCGAATCGACGCTCCAATCTTTTTATTGGTCTAATTGGGTAcaatattttttcatattttaatttgaattgatATAGAGAAAATTTATATTCAAATGATGTTTATAATAGTATAAAAGAAATGGATGACATTACTCTTTGATGGATCATCTATATTTAAAGTGAAAAAATTTTAGCCtcaatataaatcttatttttgATTATAGAAGCTTAAGACTTACAATATGCCTTGAAAATTTTCTAGGACCTCGTATTTACTATGTACGTAAATCGTAtcattattaatattaattatatataatctTGTATTTACTATGTACGTAAATCGTAtcattattaatattaattatatataatctTGTATTTACTATGTACGTAAATCGTAtcattattaatattaattatatataatctTGTTTGAAATATGAGTCAGACGAAGGTCGACTGAGATGTCATCGGTGTTAAACGAGAGGTGACTCGGATACACGTGGCGTATGTGCATCGAAAAATAGACCACCGCGTGGAACTGAAGGACGGCGATAATCTAACTGGCGGTACTTAGActttgcgcacactcagacaagcgcACGGAACATTAGAGACCTGAAACCAAGGAAAAGTCCCCGACGCaaaccctccgatgctcaagtcaaaaactttttccccagaagaacagtgtacgaaggaaaaaagaaatttAGAAGGCAAGTGTAAATGTGCGAGTGAGTATACCTGCTTGAGAGAgaagacctccctttttatatgatattGTGTACCTTCAGAGTCTAATCGCTGTCAGAGAATGTCGAGTGTCAGAACATATCGGGTGATGGATGACACGTGGTGTCCTCTCATTGGTTGCAAGAAGGTTCTATTCGCAGTTGATAACAGAccattagaatattccctgacgtatgacagttattccctgacaagaggttacgattctctgacatcATTGTCACCTAGTACTTTCTCTCCAGCCCAGGTTTGACTATGGGTAGCTCGAGATGATCGTTTGGGTATAACGTctggctcgagtcttgatgagaaGAACGAGCTGTGGTGAGAACTCCATCTTTCTCATTTGAATCGCTAAAGAGTTGACCGGGAGTTATCTGTACTAAAAATATCAGGTCTGGTTATGCGGACCGAGCTGATAAAACCCAACCAGTCGAGGCAGGTCAGGTATTACCCCCGGCTACACCTTATGTCTCAGATCTGGAATCTTGATCTGTCTATACCCGACCGAAAATTATACAGTTGATGACGTCAAACGGTCTAACTCCTTCTTTCCCCTCCTAATTGTTGGCTATCACTCCCCTTTGACATATgtctgtcacgtccccttgacttctgactgttacATCTCCTTAACTTCTGACTGGCACGTCCCCATGACTTCTGATTGTCTGACCTTATTGAGCCCTGCCTTTATGTACCGTATTAATATAGATGATGTCATCATTACTAATGATGATGGTATAATAATTACAAggttaaataaattaaaagtatATCTTCATGTTGACAACTTAAAATCAGTATCCTCGGGATGATGCGGTGGTTAATATATAGGATGTTATCATATGAAGTCTTAGGGTCAAAATTTGACGTATCTGAGCATGTCTTCTCCTAGGCCTTGGTTATCTgtatcatccgtgatttaccttctctatGTTAACTGTGGGATTGATTGACGGGAGGACTAGGGGCGAGCATTTCTCCTTTTACACAATTGACAACTTAAAATGATGCCTCCGGGATTATAGTAAATGATAAGATATTCAGATTATCATCCAGATATTTATAGTTAAATCTCTAACTATAacgaatttatagaaatttttctccTGAGGCATGAAACCCATTGACAACTTAAAATATTCAAATACTCTAATTAATGTGATTAGGGAACATAATGGCATCTTTCTTCTATGGCTAAGATAAATTAAGTTTGCTCCCGGGATTATGATGCAGTGGCAGAGCATCTAGGTTGTCACCCAGGTACAGGGGTTTAAGTCCCAACTATgacgaatttataaaaaaattttctccaAATGAGTTACACAATTAAAGGACCCGATTTATTTTAATGGCCAATAAAAAACTTTTATACAACCGAATCGATCACCAATGTTATCCAATCTTATTAATCATTTTGTTTAAAGATAGATTAAGTTTGATATTTTCATAGTTAATTGGCACTGAGATTTCAATGCCCACTTTAACAAAttaaatgaagaatatttgtttTTAGCAGTGACCATGAGTGTACACGTGGAGCAACAATACATCGTTGCACAAGCGAACTAACCTAGCTGTTGCAGCCGAATTGGTactcaaattttttatttaggaCACTGTTTGGTATCATAATTTATCCTTCTATTTCACTTTGAGATCATTCGGAGTAAACGAAATCACCCTTTAGTAAGTGAACTAACCTTATTAAATAATTTCTGTTACTTTCCTCTCCATGCCCATCGGGTTTGGCTTTACAGAAAATTTACGTGAAAAGCATAAAATTCAGATCGGATTCTCTTAAAAGGTAAATAAATATGAATGTTGTGACTTATGACTAGGGACAATAATTTTCTTCGTGAATTCGGATTCAAAATCCAAAATGGAAGAGGATTCCGAGAGAATTTTCAAATATGAATTCAAAAATTTTTCAAATCTCTGCATTTAAATGGGACAGGGATAGGAGATGAGGATGGATACACCGATACAGGATGAGGAATAACTGATTAATTCAATAAATATTAGATGAAAAGTAAATGAGAATTTAATCTCCATGAAATTAGAGATAGAGATTTCCCTATTAAACAAAATCGAAGATAGATACAGAGATATAATTCAAAGACGGAGATGACAAATCTTCTCCAGCCCCAAGCCATTATCATCCCTAATCATGACAACTCGTCTCAAGCCATAAGTGAACACCCCCAGAAAATCCAACAAACCGCCTTTTTAAATCGTACACGCCAAGCCACATGAAACGCCTTGAAGCGGAATCCATTTGATCACCGATCGAAAGCCAATACAAATAGAAGAGAAATGGAGAAATCTAAGCAGAGGCTATCCAATAGTTTAACAAATCACTGTACATTGAGTTGCTGCCTGCCATCCTTAATTAGTTTACCTCTCGAGCTCCATAGCCCTGATGAGTCCTTTTCCCATACGGGCGAAGCTCGCAGATTCCATCAGCTTCTGCGATTCCAAGTccatctcctcttcctcctcgtcGTGGGATCCGCCTTCTTCCTTGACCACGGGAAGGTACCGTGGCTCCTCCGGATAGGCCCTGGTGACGAGCAGATAGAAGAGGACGCAGAAAACGACGAAGGCGGTCATGAACCAGCTGAACTGGAGGTTGACCAGCGACTTGGCCCGGTCGAGCGCCTCCGTGGTGTGGCAGCGCACGACCCGGTGGCCCTCCTCCAGGTTCATGAAGCACCCCTTGGAGATGAGGCCCGGCGTCCACAGCATGAACCCCATGACCACGAACCACACCCCTTGGAAGGCGATGCTGGCCGACCTCACGAAGCTGATCAGGAAGCTCCTCGGGCGGGCCACGGCCAAAAGGGCGGTGGCCAGCGAGACGGCGATAACGGTCTGCAGCAGCCGGTGGTACTGCCCTTCCACGCCCATGTGGTCCGCGGAGTGGAGGTGGAACATCAGCAGCTGCTGCGCGAAGGCGGCGGCCGCCAGCAGCATCGTGAGCTCGTCGCGCAGCGGCGCGCGGAGGCGGTCGAGGGCGACGCCGAGGACGGCGTAGACTAACAGGGCGAGGGAGATGGCGGCGTGCTCGAAGTTGTGGAGGTGGTTGGAGGGGATGGAGCCGTCGTCGTCGAAGGGCTGGTGCTTCTCAGGGCCGATGACGAGCTCCATGGAGATGGAGGCGAGGCTGCCGAGGGCGATGAGGTGGAGCTCCAAGTGGCGGAGCTTGCCGGCTCCGGCCGGGAACCAGGGGAGGGAGGCGTACGAGGCGGGGCGCACCGAGCGGAGCCGCACGTGGTTGAAGAGGTGCCAGAGGCCGATGACCAAGAACCCGAACCCCGGTGCCACATGACCGACCATAGTCCCCATGTCTGATTGCGCCCGACAAATGACAATTGCAGTTGTAGTGGCGGTAGCAGTCGCAGAGATCAGATGGATCGGTGAGGTGATGAAGGAGGGAAGTGGGGATCGCTGAGCTTTTATGGCTGAGTTGGGAGAGGGTCTAGATTCTTCGCGGTGGAATTTGGAGATCGATTTGATGGTTTTGTGCCGTCATTGGCCGCATCGCACGTTGAGTCAAGATTCGACAAGGAAGGAGAAGGTTGACTTGACGGAAGCGCACCCGAGGGGGATTGCTTCTCAGCCAAGCTTACTTGTCACacaagaaaatatataaaaaatatatatatttgtccAACATTTTACAAtattgtatttttaaaatattgcattttcaaaatataagggggtaaaattgaaaaaatatgaCATTTAATTAGATGCATGATCTGTGTGACATTTAATTAGAAGCATGATCTGCGTGACATCTTTATTTCTAGCTGTAGATAATCGTAGTTTCATATTGTCTTCCCAAAGTCTTCGAAGGGTTATGCAAAGTCCTACTAGAGGCTAAGTTcaagaagattttattttatttttttcttctcgtATAATCTTGCCAGTAAATGAGTGTTCCCCTCCCTGTGAGTCTATAAACTTTATGATTGATTTAGGGAGACAGGGTAAAATTAGAGT
This window of the Zingiber officinale cultivar Zhangliang chromosome 3B, Zo_v1.1, whole genome shotgun sequence genome carries:
- the LOC121967693 gene encoding transmembrane protein 45B-like gives rise to the protein MGTMVGHVAPGFGFLVIGLWHLFNHVRLRSVRPASYASLPWFPAGAGKLRHLELHLIALGSLASISMELVIGPEKHQPFDDDGSIPSNHLHNFEHAAISLALLVYAVLGVALDRLRAPLRDELTMLLAAAAFAQQLLMFHLHSADHMGVEGQYHRLLQTVIAVSLATALLAVARPRSFLISFVRSASIAFQGVWFVVMGFMLWTPGLISKGCFMNLEEGHRVVRCHTTEALDRAKSLVNLQFSWFMTAFVVFCVLFYLLVTRAYPEEPRYLPVVKEEGGSHDEEEEEMDLESQKLMESASFARMGKGLIRAMELER